From the genome of Pseudomonas sp. TMP9, one region includes:
- a CDS encoding quorum-sensing-regulated virulence factor family protein, which translates to MLRLTSLTLALSLPLFAHAATLKDFELSKALEKVARESSVGTPRAVNEDILDQGYTVDGSELVNHLSVRSEHAAQMRGNPDVVRAQLANSVCRNVGYRQLLVRGAALRYEFSEYKSNRPVTTERFSKADCGL; encoded by the coding sequence ATGCTGCGTTTAACCAGCCTGACCCTGGCCTTGAGCCTGCCCCTGTTTGCCCATGCCGCCACCTTGAAAGACTTTGAGCTGAGCAAAGCCTTAGAAAAAGTCGCACGCGAAAGCAGTGTGGGCACGCCTAGGGCAGTCAATGAAGACATTCTCGATCAAGGCTACACGGTTGACGGCAGCGAGCTGGTCAACCACCTCAGTGTGCGCAGCGAGCACGCCGCTCAGATGCGCGGCAACCCTGATGTGGTTCGCGCGCAACTGGCTAACAGTGTGTGCCGCAATGTTGGCTATCGCCAATTGCTGGTACGCGGAGCTGCGCTGCGTTATGAGTTCAGCGAATACAAAAGCAACCGCCCAGTGACCACCGAGCGGTTCAGCAAAGCTGATTGCGGCCTGTAA
- the recX gene encoding recombination regulator RecX, whose amino-acid sequence MPIVLDNPVAVRRVAMDLLARREHGRVELTRKLRSRGAADELIETALDRLTQEGLLSEARYLQAFVSYKARAGYGPLRIREELTQRGLFRGDIEQALRDSGIDWREQLQETWQRKFAGLLPNDARERAKQGRYLSYRGYPLELVGRLLRGALDD is encoded by the coding sequence ATGCCCATCGTTCTGGATAACCCCGTCGCGGTGCGGCGGGTAGCCATGGATCTACTGGCCCGCCGCGAGCATGGGCGGGTCGAGCTGACCCGCAAGCTACGCAGCCGTGGCGCCGCAGATGAGTTGATCGAAACAGCCCTCGACCGTCTGACGCAAGAGGGTTTGTTGTCTGAGGCGCGCTATCTGCAGGCTTTTGTCAGCTACAAAGCGCGTGCGGGCTACGGTCCATTGCGCATCCGTGAAGAGCTAACCCAGCGCGGACTGTTTCGCGGCGATATAGAACAAGCCTTGCGCGACAGCGGTATCGATTGGCGCGAGCAGCTGCAGGAAACTTGGCAACGCAAGTTTGCCGGTTTACTACCGAATGACGCTCGTGAGCGGGCTAAGCAGGGACGGTATCTCAGCTATCGGGGTTATCCGCTTGAGCTGGTCGGGCGCTTGCTGCGCGGCGCGTTAGACGATTAA
- a CDS encoding CinA family protein has translation MTRNDDTLTQLAAELGVHLITAKAQVTTAESCTGGGIAEAITRIAGSSAWFEAGYVTYSNRHKTKQLGVPETLFATVGAVSQGVVEAMVRGAQANSGARFAVAVSGVAGPAGGSPEKPVGTVWLAWGDGEQLFSVRRQFAGDRSEVRRQTVEAALAGLLRLLEQENPNAG, from the coding sequence ATGACTCGCAACGATGACACCCTGACCCAGTTAGCTGCCGAATTGGGTGTGCACTTGATCACCGCTAAAGCTCAAGTAACCACCGCTGAATCCTGCACCGGCGGTGGTATTGCTGAGGCAATTACCCGAATTGCCGGCAGCTCGGCTTGGTTTGAGGCAGGTTATGTTACCTACTCAAATAGGCATAAGACTAAACAGCTGGGCGTGCCTGAAACACTTTTTGCCACAGTGGGCGCGGTGAGTCAGGGGGTAGTCGAAGCCATGGTGCGCGGCGCTCAGGCGAATAGCGGTGCCCGTTTTGCGGTAGCGGTCAGCGGTGTGGCGGGCCCTGCTGGAGGCTCGCCAGAGAAACCGGTGGGTACTGTGTGGTTGGCTTGGGGTGATGGCGAGCAGCTATTCAGCGTGCGCCGCCAGTTTGCCGGAGATCGCAGCGAAGTTCGCCGACAAACGGTTGAGGCCGCGCTGGCTGGGCTGTTGCGCCTACTGGAGCAAGAAAATCCTAACGCGGGGTAG
- a CDS encoding MBL fold metallo-hydrolase, with protein MALLNFLGAIQHVTGSCYLIESRDGAKVLLECGMRQGRREEDEGNRGPFAFDPLSLDAVVVSHAHIDHTGLLPKLAAAGYRGPIYATDATCELMELMLLDSAYIQEKDAEWENRWRARAGKPPLSPLYTTADAEQALSQRRPVSYGELCEVAKGVHVTFHDAGHILGSAIVELHVHDHGLTRRLVFSGDLGNTCSPLMRDPSILTQADVVLLESTYGDRDHRCSEDTLDELADILQQAHRDGGNVLIPSFSVGRTQDLIYYLGRFYQEGRLPQQAVFLDSPMAIRANAIYSRFQDQFSPEDREAFQGRGKKRIEDWLPILRSTLTPDESMAINRIKSGAIIIAGSGMCTGGRIVHHFKHNLWRNDCHVVFPGFQAKGTLGRNIVDGAQSVKIFHQNVVVNAKVHTLGGFSAHAGQSQLIDWVRHFEHHPPLYLVHGELEKMQALQVALRQQLNWIATIPEPGEQIAL; from the coding sequence ATGGCCCTTCTCAACTTCCTCGGCGCGATTCAACACGTTACCGGCTCCTGTTACCTAATCGAAAGCCGTGACGGCGCCAAGGTTTTACTCGAATGCGGCATGCGCCAGGGCCGTCGCGAAGAAGACGAAGGCAACCGAGGACCGTTCGCATTCGACCCTTTGAGCCTGGATGCCGTTGTCGTTTCGCACGCCCACATTGACCACACAGGCTTGTTGCCCAAATTGGCCGCCGCGGGTTATCGCGGGCCTATTTATGCCACCGACGCCACGTGCGAATTGATGGAGCTGATGCTGCTCGATTCTGCCTATATTCAGGAAAAAGACGCCGAATGGGAAAACCGTTGGCGCGCCCGGGCAGGCAAGCCGCCGCTCAGCCCGCTCTACACCACCGCAGACGCCGAGCAGGCGCTGAGCCAACGGCGCCCGGTGAGTTATGGCGAGCTGTGTGAAGTGGCCAAGGGCGTCCACGTTACCTTTCATGATGCCGGCCACATACTCGGCTCGGCGATTGTTGAACTGCACGTGCACGACCATGGACTGACGCGCCGCCTAGTGTTTTCCGGTGACTTGGGCAACACCTGCTCACCCTTGATGCGCGACCCCAGCATCCTGACGCAGGCCGATGTGGTGCTACTGGAATCAACATACGGAGACCGCGATCACCGCTGCAGTGAAGACACCCTCGATGAGCTGGCGGATATTCTGCAGCAAGCCCACCGTGACGGCGGTAACGTGCTGATTCCGTCCTTTTCGGTGGGCCGCACCCAAGACCTGATTTACTACTTAGGGCGCTTTTATCAGGAAGGCCGCTTACCGCAGCAAGCCGTGTTTCTCGACAGCCCCATGGCCATTCGCGCCAATGCCATCTACTCGCGCTTTCAGGACCAGTTCAGCCCCGAAGACCGAGAAGCCTTCCAGGGTCGTGGCAAAAAACGTATCGAGGATTGGTTGCCTATTCTGCGCTCGACCCTAACCCCAGATGAGTCGATGGCCATCAACCGGATAAAAAGCGGCGCGATCATCATTGCCGGCAGCGGCATGTGCACCGGCGGGCGCATCGTGCATCACTTCAAACACAACCTGTGGCGCAATGATTGCCATGTCGTGTTCCCCGGCTTCCAAGCTAAAGGCACCCTTGGCCGTAACATTGTCGACGGCGCACAGAGTGTCAAAATCTTCCACCAAAACGTGGTGGTCAACGCCAAGGTGCATACCCTCGGTGGCTTTTCTGCCCATGCTGGCCAATCGCAGTTAATTGACTGGGTGCGTCACTTTGAACACCATCCGCCGCTTTACCTGGTGCATGGCGAGCTGGAAAAAATGCAGGCTCTGCAAGTCGCCCTGCGTCAGCAACTGAACTGGATCGCAACCATTCCAGAACCGGGAGAGCAAATCGCCCTCTGA
- a CDS encoding DMT family transporter has translation MRSNALRADLLMLLTAMIWGSSFVAQRLGMDSIGPFLYSGLRFALAALMLLPVLRLLEGRSSSAAIVPLNRQLLRGGVLMGLALALGINLQQVGLLFTSVTNSGFITGLYVIIVPLLGLFIGHKTGLGIWLGASLAVVGMFLLSVGDGFQVASGDWLQLAGAFVWGVHVLLVGFFAGRHDPLRLALVQFVTCAVISLVLAVIFEDIQLQAIMAAGPAILYGGIIGVAVGFTLQVVAQKHAIASHAAIILSLEAVFAAIFGAWLLGELLQVRGYFGCALMFAGMLLAQLWPKKLAPLPTIDAKTGS, from the coding sequence ATGCGAAGTAACGCCCTGCGCGCCGACCTGTTGATGCTGCTGACCGCCATGATCTGGGGCTCCTCTTTTGTCGCCCAGCGTTTGGGCATGGACTCCATCGGCCCCTTTCTTTATAGCGGTTTGCGCTTTGCGCTGGCTGCGCTGATGTTGCTACCGGTGCTGCGCCTGCTCGAGGGCCGTAGCAGCAGTGCCGCCATCGTGCCGCTTAACCGTCAATTGCTGCGCGGCGGGGTGTTGATGGGCTTGGCCCTGGCGCTGGGGATTAACTTGCAGCAGGTCGGCTTACTGTTCACCAGCGTGACCAACTCCGGTTTTATCACGGGGCTGTATGTGATCATCGTGCCGCTGCTGGGGCTGTTTATCGGTCACAAAACCGGCCTGGGCATCTGGCTGGGCGCCAGCTTGGCGGTGGTAGGAATGTTCCTGCTCAGTGTCGGCGATGGCTTTCAGGTGGCTTCCGGTGACTGGCTGCAACTGGCCGGCGCCTTTGTCTGGGGCGTGCATGTATTGCTGGTGGGGTTCTTTGCTGGCCGGCATGACCCGCTGCGGTTAGCGCTGGTGCAGTTCGTCACCTGCGCGGTCATTAGCTTGGTGCTGGCGGTGATTTTTGAAGATATTCAGCTGCAGGCAATCATGGCGGCAGGGCCGGCAATTCTTTACGGCGGCATCATTGGTGTGGCCGTAGGCTTTACCTTGCAGGTGGTGGCGCAGAAACACGCCATCGCTTCACATGCCGCCATCATCCTCTCGCTGGAAGCCGTCTTTGCCGCCATTTTCGGGGCCTGGCTGCTCGGCGAGTTGTTGCAAGTGCGCGGCTACTTCGGCTGTGCGCTGATGTTCGCCGGCATGCTGCTGGCGCAGTTGTGGCCGAAAAAATTAGCCCCCTTACCGACAATCGATGCGAAAACCGGCAGCTAG
- the recA gene encoding recombinase RecA, translating into MDENKKRALAAALGQIEKQFGKGAVMRMGDQDRQAIPAISTGSLGLDIALGIGGLPRGRIVEIYGPESSGKTTLTLSVIAEAQKLGATCAFVDAEHALDPEYAGKLGVNVDDLLVSQPDTGEQALEITDMLVRSNAVDVIVIDSVAALVPKAEIEGEMGDMHVGLQARLMSQALRKITGNIKNANCLVIFINQIRMKIGVMFGSPETTTGGNALKFYASVRLDIRRTGAVKEGDEVVGSETRVKVVKNKVAPPFRQAEFQILYGKGIYRNGEIIDLGVLHGFLEKSGAWYSYQGSKIGQGKANSAKYLEDNPEVARTVEGLIREKLLVTAAPVKANAAAADLADADA; encoded by the coding sequence ATGGACGAGAATAAGAAGCGCGCCTTGGCGGCAGCCCTAGGCCAAATTGAAAAGCAATTCGGTAAAGGTGCGGTAATGCGCATGGGTGATCAGGATCGCCAGGCGATTCCGGCCATTTCTACTGGCTCGCTGGGCTTAGACATTGCACTGGGCATTGGCGGCCTGCCACGAGGCCGTATCGTTGAAATTTACGGCCCTGAGTCCTCCGGTAAAACCACCTTGACCCTGTCGGTGATTGCCGAAGCACAAAAGCTCGGTGCCACCTGCGCGTTCGTCGATGCGGAGCACGCGCTTGATCCTGAATACGCCGGCAAGCTCGGCGTGAATGTCGACGACCTGCTGGTTTCGCAGCCGGATACTGGTGAGCAGGCTCTAGAAATCACCGACATGCTGGTGCGCTCCAATGCTGTGGACGTGATCGTTATCGACTCTGTTGCAGCTCTGGTACCGAAGGCTGAGATCGAAGGTGAAATGGGCGACATGCACGTGGGCTTGCAAGCTCGCTTGATGTCCCAAGCGCTGCGCAAGATCACCGGCAATATCAAGAACGCGAACTGCCTGGTGATTTTCATCAACCAGATCCGTATGAAAATTGGTGTGATGTTCGGCAGCCCAGAAACCACCACCGGCGGTAACGCGCTGAAGTTTTATGCTTCGGTGCGTTTGGATATCCGCCGTACGGGTGCGGTGAAAGAGGGCGACGAAGTCGTCGGCAGTGAAACTCGCGTTAAAGTTGTGAAGAACAAAGTGGCGCCACCTTTCCGTCAGGCTGAATTCCAGATTTTGTATGGCAAGGGTATTTACCGTAATGGCGAGATCATTGACCTCGGCGTGTTGCACGGTTTCCTAGAGAAATCCGGTGCCTGGTACAGCTACCAAGGCAGCAAAATCGGTCAGGGCAAGGCCAACTCGGCTAAGTACTTGGAAGACAACCCGGAAGTGGCGCGCACCGTCGAAGGGCTTATCCGTGAAAAGTTGCTGGTAACGGCTGCGCCGGTCAAGGCCAATGCTGCGGCCGCTGACTTGGCAGATGCCGACGCCTGA
- a CDS encoding glycoside hydrolase family 19 protein translates to MQITEQQLLHIMPNARRSAGVFVPAINAAAKHWQINTPKRMAAFLAQVGHESGQLQWTRELGNNAYLAKYDTGTLAKRLGNTPEADGDGQLYRGRGLIQITGRFNYIKCSAGLFGDDRLLREPQLLEQPEWAAQSAGWFWYVKELNTLADQGQFTAITGKINGGQNGAADRRELWLRASKVLA, encoded by the coding sequence ATGCAAATTACCGAGCAGCAGCTGCTGCACATCATGCCTAACGCCCGCCGATCAGCGGGCGTTTTTGTACCTGCCATCAACGCCGCCGCCAAGCACTGGCAAATCAACACGCCCAAACGCATGGCCGCCTTCCTCGCTCAGGTCGGGCATGAGTCCGGCCAGTTGCAATGGACGCGCGAGCTGGGCAACAACGCCTACCTAGCTAAGTACGACACCGGCACGCTGGCCAAACGTCTGGGCAACACGCCCGAGGCCGATGGCGACGGCCAGCTGTATCGCGGGCGCGGGTTGATCCAAATCACCGGACGGTTCAACTACATCAAATGCAGTGCCGGCCTGTTCGGCGATGACCGCCTGCTGCGCGAACCGCAACTGTTGGAGCAACCCGAATGGGCCGCCCAGTCTGCTGGCTGGTTCTGGTATGTCAAAGAGCTGAACACCTTGGCCGACCAGGGCCAGTTCACGGCGATCACAGGCAAGATCAATGGCGGCCAGAACGGCGCAGCAGATCGCCGCGAACTGTGGCTGCGGGCTAGCAAGGTGCTGGCATGA
- a CDS encoding tRNA-uridine aminocarboxypropyltransferase, with protein MGHAVARLRAARIARSAKPFLARGSRSVRCDDCRLVATHCLCAWRPRIAATSAVCLLMHDVEALKPSNTGWLIADVLADTSAFGWSRVAVDAELPALLSDPQWQPYLVFPGEYAAAERVVTAVQPGPGKRPLFVLLDATWSEARKMFRKSPYLNSLPVLSLQAEQLSRYKLRRSKRDDHFCTAEVAALCLELAGDQRAADGLNAYLDVFSQHYLAAKAPRTVTLDDPLHDRLREFL; from the coding sequence ATGGGCCACGCTGTTGCACGTTTGCGGGCGGCGCGGATTGCCCGCAGCGCTAAACCTTTCCTCGCCCGTGGCAGCCGTTCGGTGCGCTGTGATGATTGCCGTTTGGTTGCGACCCATTGTTTGTGCGCTTGGCGGCCGCGTATCGCAGCAACGTCGGCGGTGTGTTTGCTCATGCATGACGTTGAAGCACTCAAGCCGAGCAACACCGGTTGGTTAATTGCCGATGTGCTGGCCGATACCTCGGCTTTTGGTTGGTCGCGGGTAGCGGTTGATGCTGAGTTGCCGGCATTGCTCAGTGATCCGCAGTGGCAGCCTTATCTGGTATTCCCCGGCGAATATGCCGCCGCCGAGCGGGTGGTCACTGCGGTGCAGCCAGGACCCGGCAAGCGGCCGTTGTTCGTGCTGCTGGATGCTACTTGGAGTGAGGCGCGCAAAATGTTTCGTAAAAGCCCTTATCTCAACAGTTTGCCGGTGCTCAGCTTGCAAGCCGAGCAGTTGTCACGTTACAAGCTGCGCCGCTCTAAACGTGATGACCATTTTTGTACCGCTGAGGTTGCCGCCCTGTGTTTGGAGCTGGCGGGCGACCAGCGCGCCGCTGATGGGCTGAATGCCTACCTAGATGTCTTCAGCCAGCATTACCTCGCCGCCAAAGCACCGCGCACGGTCACGCTGGACGATCCGCTGCATGATCGCCTGCGCGAATTTCTCTAG
- a CDS encoding xylulose 5-phosphate 3-epimerase, whose product MPQLFPSATELADHARLEPTFADWQRGYGPLQHSPQTCAAVYRMAHQLVQAGLQADLASVYRHFHALDRLTAAGLWLVVHMTYAQRVRLDGVALAAEDFKVTPEGHTGGALNMVPAYAGYLALNNLTGETRGWLMGQGHCVAAIEALNLLTANQHPEQAARYSCDETGMSHLVADFYSYEQSASGQVSMPLGSHVNPHTAGGIAEGGYLGFAELQYAHLPLPGEKLVAFLSDGAAEEQRGSDWMPRWWRAEDCGVAVPIMIANGRRIEQRTELATPAGLDNFREHLRHCGFDPESFDGRDPAAFVCALWEMEQRLSHRVQELQDGVLRYPLPIPYGIAETLKGFGFYGAGSNAAHNLPLPANPHDDAGARALFNQYAALLWVEPAELKAACALFTARGDRVLERDNPLAQRLPVQPQLPALHYQNNACSPMLALDRFFVDLVKANPQLRPRVGNPDELASNRLGGVLKALKHRVTAPESELEAIDGAIITVLNEEAVVSACLANQGGLNLVASYEAFCVKMLGAVRQRIIFARQQKEAGRPAGWLGWPLVATSHTWENGKNQQSHQDTTFCEALLGEMSDMVRVLFPADHNSVLALLPGIYQARGELACMVIAKRERPALFSREQAEQLARDGAIVLAEQPGDEPVLLIATGSYQLAEMQRAAARLSEVRCAWRLVYLQEPGRFRAPRDPWEAVGITHAERVEQIFPAAISQRVLLTHMRPEVARGHLWPLLGDAQHTQVLGYRNRGGTLDEPGMLFANQASWAHVLQAAAGLLDKPLSELLNADEHAAVEGRGDPRCLR is encoded by the coding sequence ATGCCCCAGTTATTTCCCAGCGCCACTGAACTGGCCGATCACGCCCGTCTTGAGCCGACCTTCGCTGACTGGCAGCGTGGTTACGGCCCCTTGCAGCACAGCCCGCAAACCTGCGCAGCGGTTTACCGTATGGCCCACCAACTGGTGCAGGCCGGCTTGCAGGCCGACCTGGCCAGCGTGTATCGACACTTTCATGCATTGGACCGACTGACGGCGGCAGGGCTCTGGCTGGTGGTGCACATGACCTATGCCCAGCGTGTGCGCCTTGATGGTGTGGCGCTGGCAGCTGAAGATTTTAAGGTGACGCCTGAGGGTCACACCGGTGGCGCGTTGAATATGGTGCCGGCCTATGCCGGTTATCTGGCGTTGAATAACTTAACCGGGGAAACCCGCGGTTGGTTGATGGGGCAGGGCCATTGCGTAGCGGCCATTGAGGCGCTCAATCTGCTTACGGCCAACCAACATCCTGAGCAGGCCGCACGTTATAGCTGTGACGAGACCGGGATGAGCCACTTGGTGGCAGATTTTTACAGCTACGAGCAGAGCGCGTCGGGCCAAGTCAGTATGCCGTTAGGCAGCCACGTTAACCCGCACACCGCAGGTGGTATCGCCGAGGGCGGTTATTTAGGCTTTGCTGAGCTGCAATATGCCCATTTGCCTTTGCCCGGTGAGAAGTTGGTGGCGTTCCTTTCTGATGGCGCCGCCGAGGAGCAACGTGGCAGCGATTGGATGCCCCGCTGGTGGCGCGCCGAGGATTGCGGCGTTGCGGTGCCGATCATGATCGCTAACGGCCGGCGTATTGAGCAGCGCACTGAGTTGGCCACGCCTGCCGGGCTGGATAACTTCCGCGAGCATCTGCGCCATTGTGGCTTTGATCCTGAGAGTTTTGATGGCCGCGACCCCGCCGCATTTGTCTGCGCCTTGTGGGAAATGGAGCAGCGCTTGAGCCACCGCGTGCAAGAGTTGCAGGACGGCGTGCTGCGCTACCCGCTGCCGATACCTTACGGCATTGCTGAAACGCTAAAAGGCTTCGGTTTCTATGGGGCCGGTAGCAATGCTGCGCATAACTTACCGTTACCGGCGAACCCGCATGATGATGCGGGCGCCCGTGCATTATTCAACCAGTACGCCGCGCTGCTGTGGGTTGAACCGGCTGAGCTTAAGGCGGCCTGTGCGCTGTTTACCGCCCGTGGTGACCGCGTGCTGGAGCGGGATAACCCCTTGGCGCAGCGCTTGCCGGTTCAGCCGCAGCTGCCGGCGCTGCATTACCAGAACAACGCCTGCTCACCGATGCTGGCGCTGGATCGCTTCTTTGTCGATTTGGTCAAGGCCAACCCGCAACTGCGCCCGCGTGTGGGTAACCCCGATGAGCTGGCCAGTAATCGCCTCGGCGGCGTGCTCAAGGCACTTAAGCACCGAGTGACCGCGCCAGAAAGTGAGCTGGAGGCGATTGATGGCGCCATCATTACTGTGCTTAACGAGGAAGCGGTGGTGTCCGCCTGCTTGGCCAACCAAGGGGGCTTGAACCTGGTGGCGAGCTACGAGGCCTTCTGCGTGAAAATGCTCGGTGCGGTGCGACAACGCATCATCTTTGCCCGCCAGCAAAAAGAAGCCGGCCGCCCTGCCGGCTGGCTCGGCTGGCCGCTGGTGGCCACCTCGCATACCTGGGAAAACGGCAAAAATCAGCAGTCGCATCAAGACACCACCTTTTGTGAGGCGTTACTGGGTGAGATGAGCGACATGGTCAGGGTGCTGTTTCCCGCCGACCATAACTCGGTATTGGCCCTGCTCCCCGGTATTTATCAGGCGCGCGGCGAGCTGGCCTGCATGGTGATCGCCAAGCGCGAGCGACCTGCGCTGTTCAGCCGTGAACAGGCCGAACAATTAGCCCGTGATGGAGCCATTGTGCTGGCCGAACAGCCCGGCGACGAGCCTGTGTTGCTGATTGCCACTGGCAGTTATCAATTGGCTGAAATGCAGCGTGCGGCCGCTCGTCTGAGTGAGGTGCGTTGCGCGTGGCGCTTGGTTTACTTGCAAGAGCCGGGACGCTTTCGTGCCCCACGCGACCCGTGGGAGGCAGTCGGCATTACCCATGCCGAGCGGGTTGAACAGATCTTCCCTGCGGCAATTTCACAGCGTGTGCTGTTAACCCACATGCGCCCGGAAGTGGCCCGTGGGCATTTGTGGCCGCTGCTTGGCGATGCTCAACACACCCAAGTGTTGGGCTACCGCAATCGCGGCGGCACATTGGATGAGCCCGGTATGTTGTTCGCTAACCAAGCCAGCTGGGCCCATGTGCTGCAGGCTGCCGCTGGATTGCTGGATAAGCCGCTGAGCGAATTGCTGAATGCCGATGAGCACGCAGCAGTAGAAGGGCGTGGTGATCCGCGTTGCCTGCGTTAA
- a CDS encoding LOG family protein, with translation MPDESDDYLSRHFQISGVDLNSKVEELSRLATPPHSPNTPLYQAMLSTVVRMAQADRNRWDAKIMQQTLREMEHAFSVLEQFKRRRKVTVFGSARTPSNHPIYSLARDLGATLAKHNLMVITGAGGGIMAAAHEGAGLENSLGFNITLPFEQGANATVQGSNNLLSFHFFFLRKLFFVKEADGLVLCPGGFGTLDEALEVLTLIQTGKSPLVPVVLLDQPGGIFWTSALAFIREHLQDSGYILPSDLHLVRLVHSAEEAAEEIAQFYRNYHSSRWLKEAFVVRLNHALSEAAVQQLNNEFRDLCKHGDFQQQARCESEKDEPELCDLTRLAFAFNGRSHGRLRELLDVVNQPHNWAINAR, from the coding sequence ATGCCCGATGAATCGGACGATTATTTGTCCCGGCATTTTCAAATCAGTGGCGTCGACCTAAACAGCAAAGTTGAAGAGTTAAGCCGTCTAGCGACGCCCCCTCACAGCCCCAATACTCCTCTATACCAAGCCATGCTCAGTACAGTCGTACGCATGGCACAGGCGGACCGTAACCGCTGGGATGCCAAGATCATGCAGCAAACTCTGCGCGAGATGGAGCATGCCTTCAGCGTGCTGGAGCAATTTAAGCGGCGGCGTAAAGTCACGGTATTCGGCTCCGCGCGGACTCCATCTAATCACCCTATTTACAGCTTGGCTCGTGATTTGGGGGCGACTCTGGCCAAGCATAACTTGATGGTGATCACCGGCGCCGGTGGCGGCATTATGGCGGCGGCTCATGAAGGTGCCGGCCTGGAAAACAGCCTAGGGTTCAATATCACCCTGCCCTTCGAGCAGGGCGCTAACGCCACTGTGCAGGGCAGTAATAACCTGCTGTCATTTCACTTCTTCTTTTTGCGTAAATTATTTTTTGTCAAAGAAGCTGATGGCCTGGTGCTCTGCCCAGGGGGCTTCGGCACCTTGGACGAGGCGCTTGAAGTGCTGACTTTAATTCAGACCGGTAAAAGCCCGCTGGTGCCGGTAGTACTGCTAGACCAACCGGGCGGTATCTTCTGGACCAGCGCCCTAGCGTTTATCCGCGAGCACCTGCAGGACAGCGGTTACATCCTGCCGAGCGATTTGCATCTGGTGCGCCTAGTGCATAGCGCCGAAGAGGCTGCCGAAGAAATCGCCCAGTTCTATCGTAACTATCACTCCAGCCGCTGGCTTAAGGAGGCCTTCGTGGTCCGCCTCAACCACGCGCTGAGCGAGGCCGCCGTGCAACAACTGAACAATGAGTTTCGCGACCTGTGCAAACACGGCGACTTCCAACAACAAGCGCGCTGTGAATCGGAGAAAGATGAACCAGAATTGTGCGACCTAACTCGCTTAGCCTTTGCCTTTAACGGCCGTAGCCATGGCCGTTTGCGCGAACTGCTCGACGTGGTCAATCAACCGCATAACTGGGCGATAAATGCCCGATAG